One window of Brachionichthys hirsutus isolate HB-005 chromosome 21, CSIRO-AGI_Bhir_v1, whole genome shotgun sequence genomic DNA carries:
- the stx4 gene encoding syntaxin-4 gives MRDRTKELGNNAAASDEDEEGKALMIKPGTSSAKEEKENEAFLKKVEEIQEGMCSLKRMVFELENKQKTVLGVALPEDGMKKELQTLREEIKTLAGQIQRKLKNIEVKKVEEDGKYISINIRMQRTQHGVLSKEFVEWMGYCRTIQSQYRDWNVERIRRQLKITGTNVTDRELDVMLESGQTDVFTQNILIDAKATRQALNEIESRHDEILKLERSIRDLHDMFQYLAMEVEAQGEMVNRIENNITQGANYVEKAKENTEKAVTYQQKARKKKIWIAICLAILILIIVISLVATFSP, from the exons ATGCGGGATCGAACTAAAGAATTAGGAAAT AATGCTGCGGCttcagatgaggatgaggagggtaaAGCCCTCATGATCAAACCTGGAACCTCCTCAGccaaagaggagaaggagaatgaAGCCTTCTTGAAGAAG GTGGAAGAAATTCAGGAGGGAATGTGCAGTCTCAAAAGGATGGTGTTTGAACTGGAGAACAAGCAGAAGACTGTCCTGGGCGTGGCACTGCCAGAAGATg GGATGAAGaaagaactccagactcttcgaGAGGAGATCAAAACGCTGGCTGGTCAGATACAGAGAAAGCTGAAGA ATATTGAAGTGAAGAAGGTAGAAGAGGAtggaaaatacatttctattaACATTCGGATGCAACGGACCCAG CATGGCGTCTTGTCCAAGgagtttgtggagtggatgggtTACTGTAGAACCATTCAGTCCCAATACAGAGACTGGAATGTAGAGAGAATACGGAGACAGCTGAAAATCA CTGGGACCAACGTGACGGACAGAGAACTGGACGTGATGCTGGAAAGTGGGCAGACTGACGTATTCACCCAAAAT ATCCTCATCGATGCCAAAGCTACAAGGCAGGCTCTGAATGAGATCGAGTCTCGACATGATGAGATCCTGAAGCTTGAGAGGAGCATCAGAGACCTGCACGACATGTTCCAGTACCTCGCCATGGAAGTAGAGGCTCAG GGGGAGATGGTCAACCGAATTGAGAACAATATCACACAGGGCGCGAACTACGTGGagaaagcaaaagaaaacacagaaaaagcCGTGACATATCAACAGAAAGCACGAAAG AAAAAGATCTGGATCGCAATCTGCTTggccatcctcatcctcatcatcgtcatctcACTGGTCGCCACCTTCAGCCCCTAA